The genomic DNA CCGATAGTGGCGTCCAGCTTGGCGCTGCCGGCGTACAGCCGGAATCATTCTACATCACCGTCGACTGCGGTTCAGCCAACACCAACGCAAATGCCAACCTGAGCATGGCCTCTACGTTCTTCAGCAACAGCAACGGTACGCTGAATAACGATGATTCCATCTCCAGCCCGGCGGCTGGCGTGAACCTGGCGATTCATGAGGTTGACAGCTCCGGCGCAGCACTGGCTTACAAGCAGGTTAAAATCAACAACACCAGCGACGTCCACAAACAAAAATTTGGTGCTGACGGCGTGGCGAAATTTAACTTCGTGGTTTCTTATGTCAAGCAGTCGACCGCAGTGCAGATCAAGGCGGGCTACGTGAAGTCCAATACCGCATATACCCTGGTTTACGATTAATTAAGCCCTTTCAAGGGGCTATTTTACGCCGTGAAGTAGCTCCTTTTTAAAGTACGGCGATTGATGAGCGAAGGGATGGCGAACGCTCAAACTTTTAAGTTCAACTTCAGCCACATTTCATTTTTTATAATAGTAAAAAATGAAATGTGATTATCAAACTCAATAAAAATAAAACATACTTAAATCATATAATAGTGAGTAAAAAAAACTCACCTCACAAATAAAACAATAAAGATACTGTACAAAATACAGTATTTACATAAAAAACAGCCTTACATTAAACAAGCATCACACTTAAATAACATAATTAGACCTAACACAAACATAATATATTAACAAAATAAATAAGAAGCGAAGGAAATATCCATGTGAGTTATTTTTATACAGCGAGGGTATTCTCTATAATTGCGCCGGCTTGACGTAATATTTATTTTTTTAACAAGGATATTTCTAAATGAAATTAAAGTTAATTGCACTGTCTCTCGTTCTGTCTGCAGCCTCCACCTCGGCATTTGCCATTGACGGCGGCCAGGTTGATTTCGCCGGTCTGGTCAGCGATAACACCTGTGTTCCACACGTTAACGGCGGCAGCCAGGACGGTCAGGTTCAGCTGAATACCGCGCAAGTAGGTGCTATTCAGGCCGATCTGGGCGTCCAGCTTGGCGCCGTTGGCGTACAGCCAGAGTCGTTCTACATTACCGTAGACTGCGGTTCAACGAATACCAACACCAAAGCTCACCTGAGCATGGCGTCCACCTTCTTCAGCAACAGTAACGGTACGCTGAATAACGATGACTCCATCAGCAGCCCGGCAGCCGGCGTGAATCTGGCAATCCACCAGGTCGACGGTTCCGGCGCGGCGCTGGCCTACAAACAGGTCAAAATCAACGATGCTGCCGATATCCATGATAGCGACTTCGGCGCCGACGGCGTGGCGAAATTCAACTTCGTCGTTTCTTACGTCAAGCAGTCCGGCGCGGTGCCAGTCAAGGCGGGCTACGTGAAGTCCAACACCGCGTATACCTTGACCTATAACTAATCGTTAATACCTAAGAGGGGGAATAGCGTGCGCTTAAACGCGCAATATTCCCCCTGAATCATCTCCATGGAGGAATCATAATGACCAGGATGCGTCGTTCTCTTTATTTCACTCTTTCTGCCGTTGCTGCCTGTTCAGTCATACCTTCAGCGATGGCGGATATCGTTCTGTCCGGCACGCGCGTTATTTATAAAGAAGCGCAGAAAGATATTTCTATCCGTCTGGAAAATAAAGGTTCCCGCCCCGCATTGGTACAAAGCTGGCTGGACGACGGTAACCAGAATGCCGACCCGAGCACAATCAACGTTCCTTTTAACGCCACGCCGCCGGTTTCCCGTATCGAGCCGGGCCGCGGGCAAACCGTCAAATTTACCTACACCGGCAGCCGCTCGTTGCCCAAAGATCGCGAAAGCATCTATTGGTTTAACGTGCTGGAAGTGCCGCCCAAAATGAAAGACGACGACGTTAAAGAAAAAAACATTCTTCAGTTAGCGTTCCGGACGCGCATCAAGCTGTTTTATCGCCCCGAAGGTCTGGACGGCACCGCCGCAGAAGCCCCGCAGAAATTACAGTGGCGGATGCAGCAAAAATCCGGAAAGCCGGTCGTTCATGTCACTAACCCCACTGGTTATTTCGTATCCTTTAATAAAGTGGAGGCCATGGTCGGCGGGCGAAAATATACCGTTTCAGCCTCAATGGTCGCCCCCAAAGGCGAATCTGATTTCACTATTTCAGGGTTAACCGGTACGCCAGCCAAAACCAGCATTAGCTATGTCGCAATCAGCGATTTTGGCGGCGCCATTAATGGCAAGGTGGATATTTAACGCTTTTATTTAATACTTCGGATGCGCCAATGAAACAGCGGTCAATACAATTCAGGATAACATTCCTGACTCGTTTTATTGCCTTTACCCTCCTGTCCGGCAGTCTTTCTGCGCGGGCCGAAAATGAAACGCTAGAATATGACAGCTCGTTTTTAATGGGGCCGGGCGCCAGCCAGGTCGATCTCAGCCGTTATTCCAACGGTAACGCGATCTCCCCCGGCGTCTACGAAGTGAACGGCTACGTCAATAACGATCTGGTGACCACGCTAAAAGTCGAATTTATTGAAACCGCAAAAGGTAAAACACAGGCCTGTATAACGCCAAAAATATTAAGCCTGCTGCATATCCGCATGCCCGATGACCTGCCCGACAATGCGCTGCTGTTAGCCCGGGAAGACAGCGCGGACAGCTGTCTTAACCTCGCGCTGGCGATCCCTCAGTCTACGCTCAACTTCGACGGCGGCGACCAGCGGCTGGACGTAGGCGTACCGCAAATATGGGTGCAAAAAGGCTTCGCGAACTATGTCGATCCATCGCTATGGGATGACGGCGTTCCGGCCGCGATGCTGTCTTACAACGTCAGCGCCTGGAAAAGCCAGAACGACTACGGTGACGAAGACAGCGTATACGCAGGCTTTAACGGCGGCATCAACCTTGGCGCATGGCACTTTCGCGCACAGGGTAACTACTCGTGGCAAAAAGACGGCAGCAGCGATATTGAATACCAGAACCGCTACGTTCAGCGGGATATTGCCGCGCTGCGTTCTCAACTGGTGATCGGTGAAGCCAGCACCAGCGGCGAAAGCTTTGATACCGTCAGCCTGCGCGGCGTACGCCTGTACAGCGAATCGCAGATGCTGCCGCCGCAGCTCGCCAGCTATGCGCCAACGATTCGCGGCGTCGCCAAAAGCAACGCTAAAGTGACCATCACGCAGAACGGCTACAAAATCTACGAAACCACGGTGCCGCCGGGGCCGTTTTCGATCGACGACCTTTCGCCGTCCGGCTACGGCGCGGACCTTGAGGTCACCATTACCGAAGCCGACGGCTCGAAGCACAGCTTTAGCCAGGCCTTCTCGTCGCTGGTACAAATGATGCACCCCGGCGTCGGCAGCTGGGATATCAGCATCGGCCAGGTCAACGACGACAGCCTGCATGACGAGCCGGGCCTCGCGCAGGGCACCTTCTACTACGGCCTCAACAGCACCTTCACCGGCTTTAGCGGCATTCAGGCCACCGACAACGGCTATTTTGCCGGGCTGCTGGGCGTTGGGATGAACACCCTCGTCGGCGCCATCTCCTTTGACGTGACGCAATCGCAGGCGGAGATCCCCGATGACAAAACCTACCGTGGCCAAAGCTACCGTATTTCCTGGAACAAGTTCTTCGCCCCGACGGACACATCGCTGAACATTGCCGCCTATCGCTATTCCACCAAAGATTATCTGGGGCTGAGCGACGCGCTGAGCATTATTGACGATGCCGAACACAGCAGCGGCGACAACGCTCGCGGCATGAACGACTACTCGCGAATGAAAAACCAGTTCACCATCAGCCTCAACCAGAGCCTGAAGGATGAGGATATCAACTACGGTTCGCTGTACCTCACCGGCAGCTGGGCCGACTACTGGGTGACCAATGATTCGCGCAGCAGCTTCTCCGCCGGCTACAGCAACAGCATCGGCTGGGCCAGCTACAGCATCAACCTGCAGCGTACCTACGACGAAGACGACAATCGCGACGATTCAGTCTACCTCAGCGTGACCATTCCGCTGGATAAACTGCTGGGCACAGACCGCGACAGCGGCGGCTTCCGTACGCTGAACAGCAGCGTCAGCAGCGATTTCGACGGCAGCAACCAGTTTAATACCAGCGCCAGCGGCTACAGCGCCGACAACCGCTGGAGCTATAGCGTCAGCACCGCGTACAACATGGAAAAAGAGGGCAAAGACCTCTCCACCGTCAGTTCCTACGTCAGCTACGACTCCAGTTACGGCAATGTCGCCGCCTCGGCGTCGGCCAGCAACGACAGTTCGCGTCAGTATTCATTAAATACCGACGGCGGCTTTGTGCTGCATAGCGGCGGCTTAACCTTCAGTAATCAGAGCTTTGGCGACAGCGATACTCTGGTGGTGATCGACGCCCCTGGCGCGCAGGGCGCACGTATCGACTACGGCAACAGCACCGTTGACCGCTTTGGTTACGGTATTGGCAGTTCATTAACCCCGTACCGGGAAAATATCGTCTCACTTGATGTCAACGATCTGGATAACGACGTCGAAATGAAGAGCACCAGCGCCACCGTGATCCCCAGACGCGGCGCGGTGGTGGTCAGCAAATTCGAAACCGACCAGGGGAAATCCGCCATTCTCAACCTGGTGCGCAGCGACCGCCAGCCGGTGCCGTTCACCGCCGAAGTGTACGATCTCAGCAACAACCTGCTGGGCACGGTAGGCCAGGGTAGCCAGGCCTTCGTACGCGGCATCGGCGAAAGCGGCGAACTTGAAGTGCGCTGGAGTAAGCAGAATCAAACGCAGCGCTGCCGCGCGCGCTACCAGGTGGCGTCGGGCAACGACAAGCAGATGGGTAAAACCATCGTCCTGGGCGCCGTGCCCTGCCAAATGCAATAAATT from Klebsiella sp. WP3-W18-ESBL-02 includes the following:
- a CDS encoding fimbrial chaperone, which produces MTRMRRSLYFTLSAVAACSVIPSAMADIVLSGTRVIYKEAQKDISIRLENKGSRPALVQSWLDDGNQNADPSTINVPFNATPPVSRIEPGRGQTVKFTYTGSRSLPKDRESIYWFNVLEVPPKMKDDDVKEKNILQLAFRTRIKLFYRPEGLDGTAAEAPQKLQWRMQQKSGKPVVHVTNPTGYFVSFNKVEAMVGGRKYTVSASMVAPKGESDFTISGLTGTPAKTSISYVAISDFGGAINGKVDI
- a CDS encoding fimbrial protein; amino-acid sequence: MKLKLIALSLVLSAASTSAFAIDGGQVDFAGLVSDNTCVPHVNGGSQDGQVQLNTAQVGAIQADLGVQLGAVGVQPESFYITVDCGSTNTNTKAHLSMASTFFSNSNGTLNNDDSISSPAAGVNLAIHQVDGSGAALAYKQVKINDAADIHDSDFGADGVAKFNFVVSYVKQSGAVPVKAGYVKSNTAYTLTYN
- a CDS encoding outer membrane usher protein yields the protein MKQRSIQFRITFLTRFIAFTLLSGSLSARAENETLEYDSSFLMGPGASQVDLSRYSNGNAISPGVYEVNGYVNNDLVTTLKVEFIETAKGKTQACITPKILSLLHIRMPDDLPDNALLLAREDSADSCLNLALAIPQSTLNFDGGDQRLDVGVPQIWVQKGFANYVDPSLWDDGVPAAMLSYNVSAWKSQNDYGDEDSVYAGFNGGINLGAWHFRAQGNYSWQKDGSSDIEYQNRYVQRDIAALRSQLVIGEASTSGESFDTVSLRGVRLYSESQMLPPQLASYAPTIRGVAKSNAKVTITQNGYKIYETTVPPGPFSIDDLSPSGYGADLEVTITEADGSKHSFSQAFSSLVQMMHPGVGSWDISIGQVNDDSLHDEPGLAQGTFYYGLNSTFTGFSGIQATDNGYFAGLLGVGMNTLVGAISFDVTQSQAEIPDDKTYRGQSYRISWNKFFAPTDTSLNIAAYRYSTKDYLGLSDALSIIDDAEHSSGDNARGMNDYSRMKNQFTISLNQSLKDEDINYGSLYLTGSWADYWVTNDSRSSFSAGYSNSIGWASYSINLQRTYDEDDNRDDSVYLSVTIPLDKLLGTDRDSGGFRTLNSSVSSDFDGSNQFNTSASGYSADNRWSYSVSTAYNMEKEGKDLSTVSSYVSYDSSYGNVAASASASNDSSRQYSLNTDGGFVLHSGGLTFSNQSFGDSDTLVVIDAPGAQGARIDYGNSTVDRFGYGIGSSLTPYRENIVSLDVNDLDNDVEMKSTSATVIPRRGAVVVSKFETDQGKSAILNLVRSDRQPVPFTAEVYDLSNNLLGTVGQGSQAFVRGIGESGELEVRWSKQNQTQRCRARYQVASGNDKQMGKTIVLGAVPCQMQ
- a CDS encoding fimbrial protein, with product MKKNIIALSVALSAALLSSSAFALDGGQIDFAGLVSDNTCIPRVNGGSQDGQVQLNTAKVADIQADSGVQLGAAGVQPESFYITVDCGSANTNANANLSMASTFFSNSNGTLNNDDSISSPAAGVNLAIHEVDSSGAALAYKQVKINNTSDVHKQKFGADGVAKFNFVVSYVKQSTAVQIKAGYVKSNTAYTLVYD